The Temnothorax longispinosus isolate EJ_2023e chromosome 4, Tlon_JGU_v1, whole genome shotgun sequence genome has a window encoding:
- the LOC139811925 gene encoding E3 ubiquitin-protein ligase AMFR produces MPMDVLERLPVLNLRVYTAISFTILSCSVYYATQIIKDPAWRTTHTHVDVEAHSGDDVDLTDPADPRSLGTHLKELLECMVVEPVCIWTLINMAHCMLILLGRTIQKLVFGELRASESQHLKDKFWNFIFYKFIFVFGVLNVQYMDEVVLWCSWLMALGFLSLLSQLCKDRFEYLSFSPTTPGWSHARLLGLLAAILVLSSFMLLFCIAAAFFFISFNTFAFMAAECILLGVRTIQVMLRYVIHLYDTRGAGTSAQRSWDKRGPLTYYTDLISELIVLAVEFFHHVHMLLWSNILLSMASLVICMQLRYLFYEIQRRITKHRNYLAVLNHMEQNYPMASQDELAENSDNCAICWEKMESARKLPCTHLFHNSCLQSWLEQDTSCPTCRLGLSMQANHRENTPEMPPEPQTPTRRNGNHFFLFLDGSRYVSWLPSFSVEVSHNRLRGNISTLAHTNSQMDAMARQVQLLFPHYSRNVILEDLRMTRSVEWTIENILDGVLTIPHHLMEEPQEESVPQMQTAMTNIMPSSSVQNSSDPRFDIPFADSGEEPSSLGGRFSKSSTERELILQRRKEHMRLTARRKYLEKHRKSEIDSTNSQITNTENIENTTS; encoded by the exons ATGCCGATGGACGTTTTGGAGCGGTTACCGGTTCTGAATCTTCGGGTGTATACCGCCATAAGTTTCACCATCCTGTCCTGCTCCGTATACTATGCCACGCAAATAATCAAGGATCCTGCTTGGAGAACGACGCACACGCACGTCGATGTGGAAGCCCATTCTGGAGACGACGTCGATCTGACTGATCCGGCTGATCCGAGAAGTCTTGGCACGCATCTTAAAGAACTCTTGGAATGTATGGTGGTGGAGCCTGTCTGCATCTGG ACTTTAATCAACATGGCTCACTGCATGTTGATTCTTCTTGGCAGAACCATTCAAAAGCTTGTATTTGGTGAGCTACGTGCCTCAGAGAGTCAACATTTGAAAGACAAGTTctggaattttattttttataaattcatctTCGTTTTTGGAGTTTTGAATGTACAATACATGGACGAAGTTGTACTCTGGTGCTCATGGTTGATGGCGCTCGGCTTCCTGAGTCTTCTCAGTCAACTTTGCAAAGATCGATTTGAATAC CTGTCCTTTTCACCCACCACGCCAGGATGGAGTCACGCGCGACTTCTCGGATTGTTGGCGGCAATTCTCGTCCTATCTTCCTTCATGCTTTTATTCTGTATTGCTGCAGCCTTCTTCTTCATATCTTTCAATACTTTTGCTTTTATGGCAGCTGAG TGTATTCTACTCGGAGTCCGTACGATTCAGGTAATGTTACGCTATGTGATTCATCTGTACGATACTCGTGGCGCCGGCACTTCGGCGCAACGCTCTTGGGATAAACGTGGTCCGTTGACCTACTATACGGATTTGATTTCGGAGCTGATTGTATTGGCAGTCGAGTTTTTTCATCATGTTCATATGCTTCTGTGGAGTAACATCTTGTTGAGTATGGCATCGCTAGTCATATGTATGCAACTGAGGTATCTGTTCTATGAGATACAACGAAGAATCACGAAACACAGAAACTATTTGGCTGTATTAAATCATATGGAGCAAAA TTATCCAATGGCTTCGCAAGACGAATTAGCCGAGAATTCTGATAACTGTGCGATATGCTGGGAGAAGATGGAAAGTGCTCGTAAATTACCTTGTACGCACTTGTTTCACAACTCGTGCTTACAATCCTGGTTAGAACAGGATACATCGTGTCCCACTTGTCGATTGGGTCTGAGCATGCAAGCTAATCACAGAGAGAACACTCCAGAGATGCCGCCTGAGCCACAGACTCCTACGAGAAGAAACGGTAAtcattttttcctctttcttgaTGGATCGAGATACGTGTCTTGGTTGCCTAGTTTCTCCGTCGAGGTCTCGCACAATAGATTACGTGGTAACATATCTACGTTGGCACACACTAATTCCCAGATGGATGCTATGGCGCGACAg gTACAACTACTTTTTCCCCATTATTCTCGCAATGTAATCCTAGAAGATCTTAGAATGACTCGATCGGTTGAATGGACAATTGAGAATATACTCGATGGAGTATTAACTATACCACACCACTTAATGGAAGAACCGCAAGAAGAATCCGTCCCACAAATGCAAACGGCCATGACGAATATTATGCCCAGTTCTTCTGTCCAAAATTCATCAGATCCTAGATTCGATATTCCTTTTGCCGACAG TGGTGAAGAACCTTCGAGCCTTGGTGGTCGTTTCTCGAAATCATCTACTGAGAGAGAACTTATACTTCAACGACGAAAAGAACATATGCGATTAACAGCACGCAGAAAGTATTTGGAAAAGCATCGGAAATCCGAGATTGATTCGACAAATTCGCAAATAACGAATactgaaaatattgaaaatactaCGTCCTAG
- the Taf12 gene encoding transcription initiation factor TFIID subunit 12 → MSQQSAVGQTTATTTTGSEMTPVLGTLQSVGPNTQTSPVLPNVQSGGPTTTPVQPQTQSQHVPQSSKPVQHASSNPSSFSDFPQFLTKTRLQDLVREVDPTEQLDEEVEEMLLQLADDFVETTVNAACLLAKHRHANTVEVKDVQLHLERNWNMWIPGFGTDEVRPYKRATITEAHKQRLALIRKSIKKY, encoded by the exons ATGTCGCAACAAAGTGCTGTCGGCCAGACGACCGCGACGACCACGACGGGCTCGGAAATGACACCCGTGCTTGGAACTCTACAGTCCGTAGGCCCTAATACGCAGACGTCTCCGGTTTTGCCTAACGTGCAGAGCGGTGGACCTACGACAACCCCTGTACAGCCGCAAACGCAGTCTCAGCACGTCCCACAGTCCTCGAAACCGGTGCAACACGCGTCGTCCAACCCAAGTTCTTTTAGCGATTTCCCACAA tttttaacaAAAACGAGATTACAAGACTTGGTGAGAGAAGTAGATCCCACCGAACAGTTGGACGAGGAGGTAGAAGAGATGCTTTTACAATTAGCTGACGACTTTGTGGAAACCACGGTAAATGCAGCCTGTCTATTAGCTAAACATCGTCATGCCAACACGGTGGAAGTTAAAGATGTACAGTTACATTTAG aaagaaattgGAATATGTGGATTCCTGGTTTCGGTACAGACGAAGTGCGTCCATATAAACGAGCTACCATTACCGAAGCGCACAAACAAAGATTGGCGCTTATACGAAAGtccattaagaaatattaa
- the Dad1 gene encoding dolichyl-diphosphooligosaccharide--protein glycosyltransferase subunit DAD1 — protein sequence MTALTVLYKFWSEYTKNTPKKLKIIDAYLLYVFLTGVIQFVYCCLVGTFPFNSFLSGFISCVSCFILGVCLRLQVNPQNRSQFHGISPERGFADFIFAHIILHIVIMNFIG from the exons ATGACGGCGTTGACAGTGCTATATAAATTTTGGTCGGAGTACACGAAGAATACACCCAAGAAACTGAAGATCATCGATGCGTACTTATTGTACGTGTTTCTGACGGGTGTTATCCAGTTTGTGTATTGTTGTCTCGTCGGCACCTTTCCTTTCAATAGTTTTCTCAGTGGTTTCATCTCCTGCGTATCTTGCTTCATTCTAGGAG tTTGCCTTCGATTGCAAGTTAATCCACAAAATCGAAGTCAATTTCACGGTATAAGCCCGGAAAGAGGATTTGCAGACTTCATTTTTgcacatattattttacatatcgtTATAATGAATTTCATTGGATAA